One genomic window of Melopsittacus undulatus isolate bMelUnd1 chromosome 15, bMelUnd1.mat.Z, whole genome shotgun sequence includes the following:
- the TIRAP gene encoding toll/interleukin-1 receptor domain-containing adapter protein — translation MAGWFKRLLHKPKPRSVENSLHTSHSASSSPSSSSAESSSSPPSTGLTRSIRPSPMLMSDITASGSARWAKTYDVCICHSEVDLEVVEELVSYLEAQPESFRCFLQLRDAAPGGAVVTELCDAVQNSHCWVMLITPGFLRDPWCKYQMHQALAEAPMANGRTIPVLKDVDRKDYPKELRNLYYIYMKENSFRQIRDTVVRYLQDLCRSSMSTTE, via the exons ATGGCTG GTTGGTTTAAGCGGCTCCTGCACAAGCCCAAGCCGAGGTCAGTGGAGAACAGCCTCCACACCAGCCATTCTGCTTCCTCATCACCTTCCTCATCCTCTGCTGAGAGCTCCAGCTCTCCTCCCAGCACGGGCCTGACCCGGTCCATCCGCCCATCACCCATGTTGATGTCGGACATCACCGCCTCGGGCAGCGCCCGCTGGGCTAAGACCTATGATGTCTGCATCTGCCACAGCGAGGTGGACCTGGAGGTGGTGGAGGAGCTGGTGTCCTACCTGGAGGCTCAACCCGAAAGCTTCCGCTGCTTCCTCCAGCTGCGGGATGCGGCGCCGGGCGGCGCGGTGGTGACGgagctgtgtgatgctgtgcaGAACAGCCACTGCTGGGTCATGCTCATCACCCCCGGCTTCCTGCGGGATCCGTGGTGCAAGTACCAGATGCACCAGGCGCTGGCTGAAGCCCCTATGGCTAACGGGCGCACCATTCCTGTGCTGAAGGATGTGGATCGGAAGGATTATCCCAAGGAGCTGCGAAACCTCTACTACATCTACATGAAGGAGAACAGCTTCAGGCAGATCAGGGACACTGTTGTGCGCT atCTCCAGGACCTGTGCCGGAGCTCCATGAGTACAACAGAGTAG